From the genome of Ferrovibrio sp. MS7:
AAGGAGTTCTGAGGCCTAGCGCTTGCGGGGCTGCGTCATGCCGGCAAGATCGAGGATGGTATCGATCTGGGCGGCATCGACCCAGCCTTTCTCCAGCACAAGGTCGCGCACGGTGCGGCCGGTTTTCAACGCTTCCTTGGCCAAGGCCGCCGCCCGCTCGTAGCCGATATAGGGATTGAGCGCCGTGACCAGGCCAATGCTGGCCTCGACATGACGGCGGCAATAATCCTCATTCGCGGTGATGCCGGCGACGCAGAGTTCGGTGAGCGTGCGTGCTGCGCGCACCAGCAATTGCAGCGAATGCATCACGTTATGCACGATCAGCGGCTCCATCACATTAAGCTGGAGCTGGCCGGCCTCGGCCGCCATGGTCACTGCCATGTCGTTGCCGATCACCTGGAAACAGACCTGGTTGACCACTTCCGGGATCACCGGGTTGACCTTGCCCGGCATGATGGATGAGCCGGGCTGCATCGGCGGCAGGTTGATTTCGTTGAGGCCGCCGCGCGGGCCGGATGACAGCAGCCGCAGATCATTGGCGATCTTCGAGAGCTTCACCGCCACACGCTTCAGCATGCCGGAATAGAGCACGAAGGCGCCCATATCCCAGCTTGCCTCGATCAGGTTCGCTGCGCGCACCATGGGCAGGCCGGAGACCCGCGCCAATTCGCCGATCGCCAACGCGGAATAATCCGGATCGGTGTTGATGCCGGTGCCGACCGCCGTGCCGCCGAGATTCACTTCATGGAACAGCCGCACGGTCTCGTTGCCGCGCGCCACATCCTCCTCGATATTGATCGCGAAGGCCTCGAATTCCTGGCCCAGGGTCATCGGCACCGCATCCTGCAACTGGGTGCGGCCAAGCTTGACGATGGCCGAGAAATCCTCGCCGCGCTTGCGGAATTCGGCCGCCAGCGCCTGCAGCGCATCGGAAAGCTCGGCATGGCTCAGCAAAGTGGCGAGCCGGACCGCCGTGGGATAGGCATCGTTGGTCGATTGCGAGAGATTCACATCGTCATTCGGGTGCAGATGCGCGTAGTCGCCGCGCTGATGCCCCATGAGTTCTAGACCGCGATTGGCCACCACCTCGTTGACGTTCATGTTGGTGGAAGTGCCGGCGCCGCCCTGGAACACATCAATCGTGAACCATTCATGCAGCCGGCCGCCGATCAGTTCGTCGCAGGCCGCGGCAATGGCGGCATTCTTCTCCGGCGGCAGGTAGCCGAGCTTGGTATTGGCGGCAGCGGCGGCCTTCTTCACCATGCCGAAGGCGCGGATCAGGTTCGGATAGTGATTGAGGCCGATGCCGGAGATGCGGAAATTGTCGATCGCCCGCCGGGTCTGGATGCCGTAATAGGCCGCTGCCGGAATCGCCATCTCGCCGAGCGAGTCATGCTCGAGCCGCGTGTCAGTCATCGTACTCTCCTGAGGCGGCGCACCGCCACAGGAGGTGACGGTTCAGACGGTGCGCTGCGATTTGTCCTTGGCGTTTGTTGCCTCGATGGCGGCGCGGATCTCGACCCAGTCATTGTCCGACAATTCCAGCAGGTTGCCGAAGCCGCCGGCTGAATTGAGCCACTGACCGCCATCAATGGCGATCACCTCGCCGTTAATATAGCTCACTTCATCGGCCATCAGGAAGGCCGCGAAATTTGCAAGTTCAGGCAATTCGCCGACGCGGCGCATCGGAATCGAGTCCATCATGCGTTTTTCCAGCGCCGGGGTCGGCGCCAGGCGCTTGGTCATGCCCTCGGTGGGGAATGGCCCCGGCGCAATGGCATTGAGACGAATGCCCTTCGGCCCCCATTCCACAGCCAGGCTCTGGGTCATTGCGGCGATGCCGGCCTTCGACATTGCCGACGGCACCACGAAGGCCGAGCCGGTCCAGACCCAGGAGGTGACGATGGAGATGACGCTGGCCTTGTGCCCGGCCGGAACCCAGCGCTTGCCACAGGCCTGGGTGACATAGAAGCTGCCATGGAACACGATATTGGCGATGGCATCGAAACCGCGCGGGCTCATTTTCTCGGTCTGGGCGATGAAATTGCCCGCCGCGTTGTTCACCAGGCCATCCAGCGGCCCATCGCGCCAGATATTCTCGATCATCTCGTCGACCGCCTGGGCGACGCGGATGTCGCAGGCCATGAAATGCACCTGGCCGCCGGTCGCGGCACTCAGCTCCATCGCCGCCTCGCGCAACACCGCCTCGCGCCGGCCGCAGATATAAACCACCGCGCCAAGTTCGAGGAAACGCTTCGCCATGGCCTTGCCGAGCCCGGTGCCGCCGCCGGTGATGAGGATGCGCTTGTCTTTAAGCAAATCGGTGCGGAACATGATGCCTCCCTGGCCTTTGTCGATTGGATTTTGTTGTATGCGCAAACTATACTGACGGCAGAAAATGGGAGGAAGCCTCATGGAGCTTGAGCTGGGTGGCAAAGTCGCCATCGTCACCGGTGCCAGCAAGGGCATCGGCCGCGCCATCGCCGAGGAACTGGCGGCAGAGGGCATGAAGCTGGTGCTGGCGGCGCGCTCTGCCGACCTGCTGCAGGACCTGGCCGGCAAGCTCAACCGCGAATGCCTGGTGCAGGCCATTGATCTGCGCACGAACGATGCTGCCGCCGCCCTGGTGCAGGCGGCGGTCAGCCGCTTCGGCCGCATCGACCTGCTGGTGAACAATGCCGGCGCCACCAAGCGCGGCGACTTCCTCACGCTCACCGACGATGACTGGGCCGATGGCTACGCGCTGAAATTCTTTGGTGCCATGCGCCTGACCCGCGCTGCCTGGCCGCATCTCAAGGCCAGCCAGGGCGGCGTGGTGAACATCATCGGCGTCGGTGGCCGCACCGGCAGCGCCGAATTCGCCATTGGCGGCTCGGTGAATGCAGCAGGGATGAACCTGACCAAGGTACTGGCCGACCGTGGCGTGCTGGAAGGTGTGCGGGTGAATGCGATCAACCCGGGCAGCATTGCCACCGACCGGCTGAAGGTGCGCATCACCTCCTTCGCCAAGGAGCAGGGCATCACGGAGGCCGAGGCGGCGCAGCGCATGCCGCGCGCCATGGGCGTCGCACGCTTCGGCGAGCCGATGGAAATCGCCAAGGCCGTGGCCTTCCTCGCCTCGCCTGCCGCCGCCTATATCAACGGCGCGATCCTGGATGTCGATGGCGGCCTGACCCGGACTTTATGATCCAGCCTGCGCTGTGATCTGACCGGTCATTCCCGCCAAGGATGTAAGCTGCGGCATCAGGTCCGGGTCGCGGACATTTCCTTGCGGCTGCAATATCCGGTAGTATGGTGGACGCCATGTGGACAAGCGTTCCTATCCGCCATTTTCCGGCGCTATTGCTGCTCGTTCTGCTCGCCCTGCCCGGCTTCGGCCTCGGCAGTGTGGCGGCGCAGGATCTGGCGCAGCCCGGCGGACCGGTTATCCTTACGATTTCCGGCGCCATTCAGCGCGGTAACAGCCGCGATGCCCAGGGCAATATTGTGGCGAATTTTGATTTAAAGATGCTCGAGGCGCTGGGGGAAACCGGCTTCAGCACCGCCACCCCCTGGCACAAGGGCGTGGTGCGCTTCGATGGCGTGCCCGGCAAAGCCTTAATGGAAACAGTGGGGGCCAAGCCTGACGGCATCGTCCAGGCGGTGGCACTGAACGACTATGCCTCGTCGGTTCCGGTGGCGGATTTCCTGCAGCGCGGCCTGATCGTGGCGCTGAAGCTGGATGGCGCCTACATGACCATCCGCGACAAGGGGCCGCTTTTCATCATCTATCCGTTCGACAGCCAGTCCGAGCTGCGCCAAGAGACCTACTATACCCGGTCCGTCTGGCAGTTGCGCCGACTGGACATCCGCTAAACGCGATGCCTGGCACCGAGCCGCTCCTCAGTTCCGCCGTCGCCGAACGCGGCAGCCTGCTTGGCACCACGCGGCGCTTCGTGTTCGGCTTCGCGGCGGTGTTCGCTATCGCCATCATCGCGATCTCCTCCTATCTCTATTTCCAGCACCGCGAATTCACCCGCGTGATGCGGCAGAATGTGATCTTCGAGGCAACGCAGCTTCGCGCCGAATTCCTCGCCTTCGATGCCGCGGTGGCGGAAATCCTGGCTGGCACGCCGGAGCGCGCGCGCAATCAGGCGCAGGTCCGCTACGACATCATTCTGGCCCGCCTTGCCGCCATCGAGCAGGGCCGCAGCGCCGAGGTCTATCTTGGCGATCAGGAACTGGCGCCGAATTTCGCGAGCCTAGCCAGCGAGATCCGGCTATGGGAAGGCAGCGTAACCCGCTTCACTTCCGGCGATGATGCCGCCGGCTACAGCCTGTTGCAGCAGCTCGCCGCTGCGGCGCCGCGCTTCGGTTCGTTCACGGCGCGGGCGAATACCCTCACCCAGATCCGCATTGCCGATACCAACCGGCGCCTGGAGCATCTCTATATCCTGCTGATCGGCCTGCTGGTGACTGGTGCCGTGATCGTGGCGGTGATCTCGCGCCTGCTGCTGCGCCAGGCGGCAGCCACCGATGCGGCCCATCGCCATCTCGCAGCCCTGGCGCGCGATCTGGAGGCGGCCAGGCGCCAGGCGGAAGCGGCAAACCGCGCCAAGTCCAGCTTCCTCGCTTCGATGAGCCATGAATTGCGCACGCCGCTGAATGCCGTGATCGGCTTTGCCGACATCATGCATCAGGGCCTGTTCGGGCCGCTCGGCAATGCGCGCTACGACGAATATGTCAGCTCGATCCAGCAGAGTGGTCAGCACCTGCTCAGCCTGATCAACGACATCCTGGACATGTCGCGCATCGAGGCCGGGCGTGTCGAACTGAACGAAGACCGCATCGATGTCAGCATGGTGCTGGAGGATTGCCTCGATCTGGTGGCGGTGCAGGCGCGGGCCAAGA
Proteins encoded in this window:
- a CDS encoding SDR family oxidoreductase, which codes for MFRTDLLKDKRILITGGGTGLGKAMAKRFLELGAVVYICGRREAVLREAAMELSAATGGQVHFMACDIRVAQAVDEMIENIWRDGPLDGLVNNAAGNFIAQTEKMSPRGFDAIANIVFHGSFYVTQACGKRWVPAGHKASVISIVTSWVWTGSAFVVPSAMSKAGIAAMTQSLAVEWGPKGIRLNAIAPGPFPTEGMTKRLAPTPALEKRMMDSIPMRRVGELPELANFAAFLMADEVSYINGEVIAIDGGQWLNSAGGFGNLLELSDNDWVEIRAAIEATNAKDKSQRTV
- a CDS encoding aspartate ammonia-lyase, whose product is MTDTRLEHDSLGEMAIPAAAYYGIQTRRAIDNFRISGIGLNHYPNLIRAFGMVKKAAAAANTKLGYLPPEKNAAIAAACDELIGGRLHEWFTIDVFQGGAGTSTNMNVNEVVANRGLELMGHQRGDYAHLHPNDDVNLSQSTNDAYPTAVRLATLLSHAELSDALQALAAEFRKRGEDFSAIVKLGRTQLQDAVPMTLGQEFEAFAINIEEDVARGNETVRLFHEVNLGGTAVGTGINTDPDYSALAIGELARVSGLPMVRAANLIEASWDMGAFVLYSGMLKRVAVKLSKIANDLRLLSSGPRGGLNEINLPPMQPGSSIMPGKVNPVIPEVVNQVCFQVIGNDMAVTMAAEAGQLQLNVMEPLIVHNVMHSLQLLVRAARTLTELCVAGITANEDYCRRHVEASIGLVTALNPYIGYERAAALAKEALKTGRTVRDLVLEKGWVDAAQIDTILDLAGMTQPRKR
- a CDS encoding oxidoreductase; this translates as MLLVLLALPGFGLGSVAAQDLAQPGGPVILTISGAIQRGNSRDAQGNIVANFDLKMLEALGETGFSTATPWHKGVVRFDGVPGKALMETVGAKPDGIVQAVALNDYASSVPVADFLQRGLIVALKLDGAYMTIRDKGPLFIIYPFDSQSELRQETYYTRSVWQLRRLDIR
- a CDS encoding sensor histidine kinase; this translates as MPGTEPLLSSAVAERGSLLGTTRRFVFGFAAVFAIAIIAISSYLYFQHREFTRVMRQNVIFEATQLRAEFLAFDAAVAEILAGTPERARNQAQVRYDIILARLAAIEQGRSAEVYLGDQELAPNFASLASEIRLWEGSVTRFTSGDDAAGYSLLQQLAAAAPRFGSFTARANTLTQIRIADTNRRLEHLYILLIGLLVTGAVIVAVISRLLLRQAAATDAAHRHLAALARDLEAARRQAEAANRAKSSFLASMSHELRTPLNAVIGFADIMHQGLFGPLGNARYDEYVSSIQQSGQHLLSLINDILDMSRIEAGRVELNEDRIDVSMVLEDCLDLVAVQARAKNVRVDFPRGQSDGALWADERAMRQMVLNLLSNAVKFTAEGGSVTVQHGTAADGWYEISITDTGIGMAENEVARVFEPFARGGSQLVRQQYDGTGLGLPITRRLVELHGGRIQLKSQIGAGTTALLRFPPERISRVADFGAILSTPGND
- a CDS encoding SDR family oxidoreductase; translated protein: MELELGGKVAIVTGASKGIGRAIAEELAAEGMKLVLAARSADLLQDLAGKLNRECLVQAIDLRTNDAAAALVQAAVSRFGRIDLLVNNAGATKRGDFLTLTDDDWADGYALKFFGAMRLTRAAWPHLKASQGGVVNIIGVGGRTGSAEFAIGGSVNAAGMNLTKVLADRGVLEGVRVNAINPGSIATDRLKVRITSFAKEQGITEAEAAQRMPRAMGVARFGEPMEIAKAVAFLASPAAAYINGAILDVDGGLTRTL